GCTTAATACCTGTTGAAATCATTTCTCCTTTACTGAAAAACCACATATTATCTCCTCCTAACGCCAAATAATCTGATGTAGCGATATAATAATCTTTCTCTAAATCCAACTCCTTACCGTTTACAAGACCTTTGATAACTTTCTTATTATTGGTTTCTAAAAACAAATGTGATACAGGGTTGTTCTTTTGAGTTTCAGCATAATAATCAAACATACCTAGTAAATCTTTTCCTTGCATTTTAACAATTACAACCTCGTTTTCAAAAGGCATTACCTCAAAAATATGTTTTAGTAAAATATCGCCCTTGCCTATGGTAGACCTAATACCTCCTATATTGATAACTGCCGCATCTACATTTTGTTTCAAATTTTGCTTTGCCCAAACATCGGCTCCTTCATAAGTGTAATCTGCCAACAATCCACCTAAATTACTATTATCTCCTGTTTTTGTAAGCTCCACGGGTGTGTAAGATATTTTAGTATTCATCTGCCGTTCCATTTCCTTTTTGTAAGGTTGGATTAGCTTATCCATCTCTCCATCAAAAGGAATAGATGAGGCTATACTGATATTTTCGTAGGGTTTAACCTCCGAAACAGACATTGCTGTTTTACAACTTGTTAACCACAATAAAGGGATTAAAACTAAGTGTGAGTATTTTATTTTTTTCATTAAATAGAACTTTTTAATCTAAAGTGAACTGCAAATATAAAAAAAGCACAAGCAAGTTTTCTAGAATTGTAATAGAAACTTGTATGTAGCTAATAGTCATTCTTTAAAATAGCATCAATACAATACTCAGACAGCGCTGTTATTGTAACATAAGGATTTACACCCAAACTCCCTGGTATTAGAGAGCCATCTGTAACATATAAATTGTTATACCCATGTACTCTACCGTGTAAATCCGTTGCTTTACCCAACACACAGCCTCCCAACGGATGATAACATATTGTTTCATCTACACCATTCTTTGGCAACAATACTGTATTATTAACATATTTATTATTAAACCAGCCTGTAGAACCGTTTTGATTCATTTTAGACAAAAAATATTCTGCATTTTTTCTCATGTGAGTATTATGAGTAGCACCCCAATCCAAAGCTATTTTTTGTTTGTCCAAATCATAAGTTATAGAACCAAACTCATTGACTTTACTTACTACTAAATACAACGCCGTATAAGTACCAAATACAGGCATTGGTGCTATTTCTGCAAAAAAAGGATAATTGAC
The genomic region above belongs to Riemerella anatipestifer and contains:
- a CDS encoding 5'-nucleotidase C-terminal domain-containing protein, encoding MKKIKYSHLVLIPLLWLTSCKTAMSVSEVKPYENISIASSIPFDGEMDKLIQPYKKEMERQMNTKISYTPVELTKTGDNSNLGGLLADYTYEGADVWAKQNLKQNVDAAVINIGGIRSTIGKGDILLKHIFEVMPFENEVVIVKMQGKDLLGMFDYYAETQKNNPVSHLFLETNNKKVIKGLVNGKELDLEKDYYIATSDYLALGGDNMWFFSKGEMISTGIKLRDLFIEKFKQNPEVNAPNDVRLIFNN